A single window of uncultured Methanospirillum sp. DNA harbors:
- a CDS encoding nuclear transport factor 2 family protein — protein sequence MTQVSLPGSAAEAADQLAGCYSRKDVEGLLAITSPLFNGFGSGLDEVVHSFEELRAGISRDFSQCDEVTMKFSDTQIKEVQGFAWMIAKCTITARTGREVLSLTGRMSAAFISSPGGWQIAQTHFSLPYGAQEEGQSFPT from the coding sequence ATGACTCAGGTGTCTCTTCCCGGTTCTGCTGCAGAAGCTGCTGATCAACTGGCCGGGTGTTACTCACGCAAAGATGTTGAGGGTCTGCTTGCTATCACCTCGCCGCTCTTCAATGGATTCGGGTCAGGTTTGGATGAGGTTGTTCACTCATTTGAAGAGTTACGTGCCGGAATTTCCCGTGATTTTTCCCAGTGTGATGAGGTCACCATGAAATTTTCTGACACTCAGATTAAAGAAGTGCAGGGTTTTGCCTGGATGATTGCGAAATGCACAATAACTGCCCGGACCGGGAGAGAGGTTCTCTCCTTAACAGGAAGGATGAGTGCGGCCTTTATCTCGTCACCTGGCGGATGGCAAATTGCCCAGACGCATTTCTCTCTACCATATGGGGCACAGGAAGAAGGACAGTCATTTCCAACATAA
- a CDS encoding DUF6125 family protein, protein MMKNESDMADEIRRLQNELADAAKNWLAMDGLWFLAVEEAYGLDAAMACDIKVWEEFSVIEARRITARLNLPEHGGLDALDRALGARLFAQINTCIISRPDHYTLELFMVTCRTQDARHRKGLPFFPCKQIGLVDYPSFASTIDPDIRTECISCPPDEPVGDFRCGWRFTINKD, encoded by the coding sequence ATGAACTTGCTGATGCAGCAAAGAACTGGCTTGCCATGGACGGGCTCTGGTTTCTTGCCGTTGAAGAGGCATACGGGCTTGATGCAGCCATGGCTTGTGATATAAAGGTATGGGAGGAGTTTTCAGTTATCGAAGCACGAAGAATCACTGCACGCCTGAACCTTCCAGAGCACGGGGGGCTCGATGCATTGGACCGTGCACTCGGAGCCCGGCTCTTTGCACAGATCAACACCTGTATAATTTCAAGGCCTGATCATTATACCCTTGAATTGTTCATGGTGACCTGTCGTACCCAGGATGCACGTCACCGAAAAGGACTGCCGTTCTTCCCATGCAAGCAGATCGGACTGGTGGACTATCCAAGCTTTGCCAGTACAATCGATCCTGACATCAGAACCGAGTGTATCTCCTGTCCTCCTGATGAACCTGTGGGAGACTTCAGATGCGGATGGCGGTTTACGATAAACAAGGATTGA
- a CDS encoding ATP-binding protein produces MSRAGDERLIVPRYSLSYRLISILLLMGIFLIAILFSALYLNNSRSIENEFILSQNYTEQSLSTSVRLLQETLFIYDAAYEPALQAAMSEYLLSLNASGWDPGNMDLQDLQERIYQETGYRADLFVISDEGVITRSTDDSEMGLDFKQFPEFYQNLTSIRLGDVYASDSIIQSLGTGEFRKYGYQPTPDHRNILEISLDVDDLISRVNLSSFSTISNMYTGSVPGVKSVFIFGKLAVFRNDPKEGLQHPDHYKVSYTTLTDRLDHIKEAFASKNNIVAGDPGANEYRRYMYVPSPETTGPSLSELGHVIEITYDLQEIRDRQHSALLTYLFGGVCCIIMVMLVAFVITRYITHPIDQIVADIEIISDGAYDHPITHTHGFEFGRLETSIGKMVHHLKDDIISIRQKSDDLDHELGQRIAAEESLRTANRKLNLLSSITRHDILNQLSVITGAIELLPEEGCSSLYLIEIIQRSVANIHKQISFTRLYEQMGSHQPEWQRMDEMVMHAQEGISLHGIRIENTVGRLELYADPMASRAVFNLFENAVRHGGEVSLITLDFKVIDSEGIIVISDDGYGVPVGEKEKIFERGFGTNTGLGLFLVREIFLITEINIEENGVAGQGARFEIHVPEGAWRMAEDGASG; encoded by the coding sequence ATGAGCAGGGCTGGAGATGAACGTCTGATAGTACCAAGGTATTCCCTGTCGTACCGGCTCATTTCAATCCTGCTTTTAATGGGTATCTTCCTGATAGCGATACTCTTCTCTGCTCTCTATCTGAATAACTCACGCTCAATTGAGAACGAGTTTATTCTCAGCCAGAACTATACCGAGCAGAGTCTGTCTACTTCGGTCAGACTTCTTCAGGAGACCCTGTTTATTTATGACGCTGCATACGAACCCGCATTGCAGGCAGCCATGTCCGAGTACCTCCTGAGTCTCAATGCTTCTGGTTGGGATCCAGGCAACATGGATCTTCAGGATCTTCAGGAGAGGATATATCAGGAGACAGGCTATCGGGCCGACCTTTTTGTGATAAGTGATGAAGGAGTCATCACCCGGAGTACGGATGATTCAGAAATGGGTCTGGACTTTAAACAGTTCCCTGAATTTTACCAGAATCTTACATCCATACGGCTGGGAGATGTATATGCATCTGATTCTATTATCCAATCTCTGGGAACCGGGGAGTTCAGAAAGTACGGCTATCAGCCCACTCCTGATCATCGGAATATCCTTGAGATCTCCCTGGATGTTGACGATCTGATAAGCAGAGTCAACCTCTCCTCGTTCTCAACTATATCCAATATGTATACCGGGAGTGTTCCCGGAGTCAAATCTGTCTTTATCTTTGGGAAACTTGCAGTCTTCAGGAACGATCCCAAAGAAGGTCTCCAGCATCCTGATCATTACAAGGTATCATACACCACGTTGACTGACCGGTTAGACCATATTAAGGAAGCCTTTGCATCGAAGAACAATATTGTCGCGGGAGATCCTGGTGCAAACGAATACCGCAGATACATGTATGTACCTTCACCAGAGACAACAGGCCCTTCCCTGTCTGAACTGGGACACGTCATTGAGATAACATATGATCTGCAGGAAATCAGGGATCGCCAGCATAGTGCCCTTCTGACCTATCTGTTCGGGGGTGTCTGTTGTATCATCATGGTTATGCTGGTGGCATTTGTGATCACCCGGTACATCACCCACCCGATAGATCAGATTGTGGCTGACATCGAGATCATATCAGATGGTGCGTATGATCATCCTATTACACATACTCATGGCTTTGAGTTCGGGCGCCTTGAAACCAGTATCGGGAAGATGGTTCACCATCTCAAGGATGATATCATCAGCATAAGGCAGAAGTCAGATGACCTGGATCATGAGCTTGGTCAGCGTATTGCTGCAGAAGAATCACTTCGGACTGCAAACCGGAAACTGAATCTGCTCTCAAGCATCACCCGTCATGATATCCTCAACCAGCTCTCGGTGATAACCGGGGCAATTGAACTGCTTCCTGAAGAAGGGTGCAGCAGCCTGTATCTTATCGAGATCATTCAGCGGTCTGTTGCCAACATTCATAAACAGATCTCATTTACCCGGTTGTACGAGCAGATGGGCTCGCACCAGCCCGAGTGGCAACGAATGGATGAGATGGTCATGCATGCACAGGAGGGGATCAGCCTTCACGGAATCAGGATAGAGAATACCGTCGGCAGGCTTGAACTCTATGCCGATCCGATGGCCAGCCGGGCTGTCTTCAATCTGTTTGAGAATGCAGTCCGGCATGGTGGCGAGGTATCACTCATAACCCTTGATTTCAAAGTCATTGATAGTGAGGGGATTATAGTAATTTCTGATGACGGGTATGGAGTTCCGGTCGGTGAAAAGGAGAAGATATTCGAGAGAGGATTCGGCACCAACACCGGGCTCGGTCTCTTTCTGGTCAGGGAGATCTTCCTGATCACCGAAATTAACATAGAGGAGAACGGAGTTGCCGGTCAGGGTGCCAGATTCGAGATACATGTTCCTGAAGGTGCATGGCGAATGGCTGAAGATGGTGCTTCTGGATGA
- a CDS encoding NosD domain-containing protein, with amino-acid sequence MNRMGQISRGIFLLVVMGALFGTMAAAQPIKAPAVITSPGVYELSEDARQITDVYGIQIQCSNVVIDGAGHFLGGEEREKSAGVFVNKYGGSITNVTVKNLNLENWEGGIVYNYVKGQKGDSNLITDCDIVKCDKGIHIEYSDYVMVEENQIRDCSSGVVVEELSTNTDLKKNTIKSCGVGIGVSNSQQTTLEENTLNTCKVYGVEVTDSEGTVAKKNGISDNKYAALKIENSKKSEITGNTLSQTEVGAVLIIGNDVHNAEITDNYFSSFENVVVDDVSTDIAWNKTQKPGINILGGPYLGGNYWGSAAGTKGYSDTAADKDGFGIADQPYRINEYNIDYLPLTHTTATKAPEEQEITPDVNGTSTPDISSNQTPVQETQPEQSQELSSVSEKSVSENSSAVPVKEVVAPSVTEKAIDQTNITKPGNTTNMSTPAPVLTLNDPIMNRSVANAYPTVSSQFLQVSSPSVNTSGSVQGSDSVNSSSETGNNTSLTTGAADKLALPAQNGYLVFQVSESGGRVILTTTTGYEIKLDTMQQKDLAVPVPVGGLEYVTYRVEKDGYIPVSGPIYPYPGAGQTTSIAVTLIKSPANTTSQSILQPTQNGVKLSGSTYSPTPVNTTGAVSQVTTSLPSAGTNMTEQAAPSPVVRNQTLNVANSSTANQTGTSTTHTERTPAVVAVTNGVSQPSSDQSHVIRASAGPGGSIYPNGSVSIEDKGTGSFMIAPDGSHKISYLVIDGIQTSPMSEYRFINVTSDHTIIAGFA; translated from the coding sequence ATGAACAGGATGGGACAGATCAGCCGGGGGATATTCCTTCTGGTTGTCATGGGGGCACTTTTTGGGACGATGGCTGCTGCCCAGCCGATTAAAGCACCGGCTGTGATCACCTCTCCCGGTGTGTATGAACTGAGCGAGGATGCCAGACAGATCACAGATGTCTATGGTATCCAGATCCAGTGTTCTAATGTTGTGATAGATGGTGCCGGTCACTTCCTTGGGGGAGAAGAACGTGAGAAGTCGGCCGGTGTATTTGTCAACAAGTATGGCGGTTCGATCACCAATGTCACCGTGAAGAATCTCAACCTTGAGAACTGGGAGGGTGGCATTGTCTATAATTATGTGAAAGGCCAGAAGGGAGATTCAAACCTCATCACTGATTGCGACATTGTGAAGTGTGACAAGGGTATCCACATCGAGTACTCCGATTATGTCATGGTTGAAGAGAACCAGATCCGTGACTGTTCATCTGGTGTGGTTGTTGAAGAACTCTCGACCAATACAGATCTGAAGAAGAATACCATCAAGAGTTGCGGCGTAGGAATCGGCGTCTCCAACTCGCAGCAGACTACACTGGAAGAGAATACCTTAAACACCTGTAAGGTTTACGGCGTCGAGGTGACCGACTCGGAGGGCACAGTCGCGAAGAAAAATGGAATCAGCGACAACAAATATGCCGCATTGAAGATTGAGAACTCTAAGAAATCGGAGATTACCGGTAACACCCTCTCCCAGACCGAAGTCGGTGCAGTGCTCATCATCGGCAATGATGTCCACAACGCCGAGATCACTGATAACTACTTCAGCTCATTCGAGAATGTTGTGGTCGATGATGTAAGCACAGATATCGCCTGGAATAAAACCCAGAAGCCGGGGATAAACATCCTGGGAGGGCCGTATCTGGGTGGAAACTACTGGGGATCTGCAGCCGGCACAAAGGGATATTCAGACACGGCAGCTGATAAAGACGGCTTTGGTATTGCTGATCAGCCGTACCGGATCAATGAGTACAACATCGACTACCTCCCGCTTACTCATACAACCGCAACCAAGGCTCCTGAAGAGCAGGAGATAACTCCTGATGTAAATGGTACCTCAACCCCTGATATTTCATCCAATCAGACACCAGTGCAGGAAACACAGCCTGAGCAAAGTCAGGAACTATCATCAGTATCAGAAAAATCAGTATCAGAAAACAGTTCGGCAGTTCCTGTGAAAGAGGTAGTGGCCCCGTCTGTAACGGAAAAAGCTATAGATCAGACAAATATCACAAAGCCCGGCAATACAACCAATATGAGTACTCCTGCCCCGGTTCTGACCCTCAATGATCCGATCATGAATCGGTCTGTAGCCAATGCCTATCCGACTGTGAGTAGTCAGTTCCTTCAGGTCTCCTCTCCATCTGTCAACACTTCCGGTTCAGTTCAGGGTTCTGATAGTGTAAACAGTTCCTCTGAAACAGGAAACAATACCTCCCTTACAACAGGGGCAGCAGATAAACTGGCACTTCCTGCACAGAACGGGTACCTTGTGTTCCAGGTGTCAGAGTCAGGAGGCCGGGTCATTCTGACAACCACTACCGGTTACGAGATCAAACTCGATACCATGCAGCAGAAGGATCTGGCGGTTCCGGTTCCTGTCGGCGGGCTCGAATACGTGACATACCGGGTTGAAAAGGATGGATACATTCCAGTTTCCGGGCCGATATACCCATATCCTGGTGCCGGACAGACAACATCGATCGCTGTCACCCTGATAAAAAGCCCTGCCAATACAACCAGTCAGTCGATCCTTCAACCTACACAGAATGGGGTTAAACTATCAGGTAGCACGTATAGCCCGACACCTGTAAATACCACCGGAGCCGTAAGCCAGGTAACCACCTCTTTGCCTTCGGCAGGTACAAACATGACAGAACAGGCAGCCCCATCACCGGTAGTCAGAAACCAGACTCTAAATGTAGCAAACAGTTCGACAGCCAACCAGACAGGTACATCTACAACCCACACTGAGCGTACCCCTGCAGTGGTTGCTGTAACAAATGGAGTGAGCCAGCCTTCATCCGACCAATCTCATGTCATCCGTGCATCGGCAGGCCCGGGAGGTTCTATCTATCCGAACGGTTCCGTAAGTATTGAGGATAAAGGAACCGGCTCCTTCATGATCGCACCAGATGGATCTCATAAGATCTCGTACCTGGTTATCGATGGTATTCAGACCAGCCCGATGTCTGAGTACCGGTTCATCAATGTCACCTCAGATCACACGATAATCGCCGGGTTTGCCTGA
- a CDS encoding RNA-binding protein, whose protein sequence is MLCSHRYPPKREPHSQVGNRRWSDLIQCQPGIQVLEPVMNSRKLFVGNLTYSVREEQLKALFSRFGEVVSVRVLEKKGYGFVEMATPEQAGAAREALSETEFEGRNLLIDGVRPPLKSKKSPHKPRPSGSSHSSPGSRPAKPGSGYGYRGKKPNPSGHGGRPGQRSPSNRRPSMPSRRNTGSGSRRS, encoded by the coding sequence ATGCTCTGCTCGCACAGATATCCACCAAAGCGAGAACCTCATTCCCAGGTAGGGAACCGACGCTGGTCTGATCTGATACAATGCCAGCCCGGGATTCAGGTTCTGGAGCCGGTCATGAACAGCAGGAAATTATTTGTCGGCAACCTCACGTATTCAGTCAGGGAAGAGCAGCTCAAGGCATTATTCTCCCGTTTTGGAGAGGTTGTCAGTGTACGGGTACTTGAGAAGAAAGGGTATGGTTTTGTTGAGATGGCGACCCCGGAGCAGGCCGGTGCTGCCCGTGAGGCTCTGAGCGAGACCGAGTTTGAAGGCCGGAATCTGTTAATAGATGGTGTGAGGCCTCCCCTTAAATCAAAGAAGAGTCCACACAAACCGAGACCGAGTGGCAGTTCCCATTCCAGTCCAGGCTCAAGACCTGCAAAGCCCGGCTCCGGATACGGGTACCGTGGCAAAAAACCAAATCCATCAGGGCATGGTGGAAGACCTGGGCAGCGTTCTCCTTCAAACAGGAGGCCATCAATGCCTTCACGGAGGAATACGGGATCAGGATCGCGGAGATCCTGA
- a CDS encoding carboxymuconolactone decarboxylase family protein, translating to MNKNPMELFQQEAPDVAEAFNNLIKAVAGSGGLDGKTKQLIYIAMKAAAGDEGAVRAHIPMARQMGATREEVVDAILMTLTVSGIKGVVTCLPEVIRQFDSAQN from the coding sequence ATGAATAAGAATCCAATGGAGTTGTTCCAACAGGAAGCACCCGATGTCGCAGAGGCCTTCAACAATCTGATTAAAGCGGTTGCCGGGTCGGGGGGTCTTGATGGCAAGACAAAACAACTCATCTACATCGCGATGAAGGCAGCAGCAGGTGATGAAGGGGCAGTCCGGGCTCATATCCCCATGGCAAGGCAGATGGGAGCAACAAGAGAAGAAGTTGTGGATGCCATCCTCATGACACTTACCGTTTCAGGAATTAAGGGAGTGGTGACCTGTCTCCCGGAAGTAATCAGGCAGTTTGATAGTGCACAGAACTGA
- a CDS encoding DUF2115 family protein — MMNHKDRFSSLDHPLSDPATYQSFCRMLPSGCLITGDENDPYPEEKAPWYHCFMYLMAAFAMYVLDEPGHPVQMPFPGGQTVYRSGDHYYCPIRDKEDEIFYSICNYCPALQTPD, encoded by the coding sequence ATGATGAATCACAAGGATCGGTTTTCATCCCTGGATCATCCCTTATCAGATCCCGCGACGTATCAGTCGTTCTGTCGGATGCTTCCATCCGGATGCCTTATCACCGGTGATGAGAATGATCCCTATCCTGAAGAGAAGGCTCCCTGGTACCACTGCTTTATGTACCTGATGGCAGCCTTCGCGATGTATGTGCTTGATGAGCCGGGCCATCCGGTTCAGATGCCCTTTCCCGGTGGTCAGACTGTCTACCGGTCAGGCGATCACTATTACTGCCCGATCAGGGATAAGGAAGATGAGATCTTCTACTCGATATGCAACTACTGCCCTGCACTGCAGACTCCTGACTGA
- a CDS encoding LemA family protein: protein MILLIVAGIVVLAIIGLLVWAVSLYNRFFSLKNTHEATLGQIKVALKKRLDMIEQLLGAVKSYAAFEKDTLERVTAMRASVGSAGAGDLAGIEAESRSMLGRLFAVMENYPDLKTSQTVTSLMDSVKQVEDEIARQRYTANNVAEQFNTMMDTIPSNFIGKFAGLIKLQYLEFAGEDIEKRPDISF from the coding sequence ATGATTCTTTTAATTGTCGCTGGCATTGTTGTACTGGCAATAATAGGCCTGTTGGTCTGGGCCGTATCACTGTACAACAGGTTCTTCAGCCTGAAGAACACCCATGAGGCCACACTGGGACAGATCAAGGTTGCCCTGAAGAAACGCCTTGACATGATCGAGCAACTCCTTGGTGCAGTAAAATCCTATGCTGCCTTTGAGAAGGATACCCTGGAGAGGGTAACAGCCATGCGTGCATCGGTGGGCTCGGCAGGTGCAGGAGATCTTGCAGGAATTGAGGCTGAATCACGCTCAATGCTGGGAAGACTCTTTGCAGTGATGGAGAACTATCCAGACCTCAAGACATCCCAGACGGTAACAAGCCTGATGGACTCGGTGAAACAGGTCGAGGATGAGATAGCCAGGCAGCGGTATACTGCAAACAACGTAGCCGAACAGTTCAACACCATGATGGATACAATTCCCTCTAACTTTATCGGCAAATTTGCAGGCCTCATAAAACTCCAGTACCTTGAGTTTGCCGGGGAAGATATCGAGAAGAGACCCGACATCTCATTTTAA
- a CDS encoding DUF2115 family protein: protein MTIPPSCTIEELADDLLLIHTKGALGRYIADFIPEYGMYDLQLISGKLERDLRKVPTSYRNRVLPYMREWIFERYHRVL from the coding sequence ATGACCATCCCGCCTTCCTGTACTATTGAAGAGCTTGCAGACGATCTGCTTCTTATACACACCAAGGGAGCACTTGGCAGGTATATTGCAGATTTCATTCCTGAATACGGGATGTACGATCTCCAGCTGATCAGCGGAAAACTGGAGCGTGATCTCCGCAAAGTACCAACCTCGTACAGAAACCGTGTTCTGCCTTACATGCGGGAATGGATATTCGAACGATACCACCGTGTCCTATGA
- a CDS encoding diadenylate cyclase, with protein MNPSPWYCLLLVLLLAVSAVSQGAFADSSGQTIPTQITSLTALETPPKTTGSPTAKATIAPIHTKEPVIKPPVDQPSAIPSGTPTPELPQVRATPTVAKTTTTPEGKLTGNPNDNESASTYFQWGRAYEDAGDYSAAVEEYDRAIAREPYNADAWYHKALCYENLGMWDEAYQAYRFLLTIDPGYPASVNISGSIRVNNTTDRRPINNPPATGTPLLWIASGVIITGMFAAGFALYHRRKFLEAVKTGDISISTRTIQPNQGPFPDLDLIASDIAPYYCGDPEIFKTVMRLAVEIAREGREGKPVGTAFILGDSDAVLERSRQLILNPVSGHSENDRMITSPDMRENIKELSLVDGAFVIRENGIVEAAGRYISIDTSGVTLPKGFGTRHVSVAAITQETSAIGIVVSESGGVVRVFSNGKVIFETM; from the coding sequence ATGAACCCCTCCCCCTGGTATTGCCTACTGCTGGTGCTGCTTCTTGCAGTGTCTGCAGTCTCCCAGGGGGCTTTTGCAGATTCCTCAGGTCAGACAATTCCAACACAGATTACGTCACTTACGGCCCTTGAAACCCCGCCGAAGACAACGGGGAGCCCTACAGCCAAGGCGACTATCGCTCCGATTCATACCAAGGAACCGGTTATAAAACCACCTGTTGACCAGCCATCTGCAATTCCATCAGGGACTCCAACTCCTGAGCTCCCTCAGGTCAGGGCAACACCGACGGTAGCCAAAACGACAACAACTCCTGAAGGTAAACTGACCGGGAACCCTAACGATAACGAGTCTGCCTCGACATACTTCCAGTGGGGACGGGCGTATGAAGACGCTGGCGATTACTCCGCTGCGGTTGAGGAGTATGATCGTGCCATTGCACGTGAACCCTATAATGCCGATGCCTGGTATCACAAGGCACTCTGCTATGAGAACCTCGGAATGTGGGATGAGGCATATCAGGCATACCGGTTCCTGCTCACCATTGATCCAGGGTATCCGGCATCAGTAAACATCAGCGGCAGCATCAGGGTGAATAACACAACCGACCGCCGACCGATAAACAACCCCCCTGCGACCGGCACACCCCTGCTCTGGATTGCATCAGGAGTGATAATCACCGGGATGTTTGCAGCTGGTTTTGCCCTCTATCACCGGCGAAAGTTCCTGGAGGCTGTAAAAACCGGGGATATCTCTATCTCAACCCGTACAATACAACCGAACCAGGGACCATTCCCAGATCTTGATCTCATCGCATCTGATATTGCCCCGTACTATTGCGGTGATCCTGAAATCTTCAAGACTGTCATGCGACTCGCGGTTGAGATAGCAAGGGAAGGAAGGGAAGGTAAACCTGTAGGCACCGCGTTTATCCTGGGAGACAGCGATGCGGTTCTTGAACGATCACGGCAGCTGATCCTGAACCCGGTATCAGGTCACTCAGAAAACGACCGGATGATAACCAGCCCTGACATGAGGGAGAATATCAAAGAACTGTCGCTTGTCGACGGTGCATTTGTAATCAGGGAGAATGGTATCGTCGAGGCGGCAGGCAGGTACATCTCTATTGATACCAGTGGGGTTACCCTGCCGAAAGGATTCGGTACTCGTCACGTATCAGTGGCAGCAATTACCCAGGAGACCAGTGCAATAGGGATTGTGGTGTCAGAGAGTGGAGGAGTGGTCAGGGTCTTTTCCAATGGAAAGGTCATCTTCGAGACGATGTGA